One genomic window of Cyprinus carpio isolate SPL01 chromosome B8, ASM1834038v1, whole genome shotgun sequence includes the following:
- the ercc6l2 gene encoding DNA excision repair protein ERCC-6-like 2: protein MEEGDSKFTKRQDARTSLPQFEDERPLFHSNQTPPGPSEPFLLSGNDVKVPYTINRYLRDYQREGIQFIYHNYAKSRGCILGDDMGLGKTVQVIGFLAAVLRKTGTWKDVENNKPQFLLSQKPSEQVQKVFLIVAPLSVLYNWKDELDTWGHFRVVVVHGVRKDEELARVQRGRCEIALTTYETLRLCLDQFNSIDWDAVIVDEAHKIKNPKSQITQAMKDMRCEVRVGLTGTILQNNLEELWCVMDWAIPGCLGSPVGFKNRFSDPIELGQKHTVTKRALAEGRKAVQELAKSLSHWFLRRTKALISDQLPKKDDRVVYCSLTDFQRKVYRAVLDTEDVTLLLQSSGKCHCGSGRPRKKCCYKLNANGVPVRYLYFSYLAILRKVANHVALLQSKEGTSKKQEKYVTAICEQVFRKFPDFTGRCKQAAFEAMSDPVYSGKMKVLQKLLNHFIAKKDKVLLFSLSTKLLDILESYCMAEGLEYHRLDGNTKAKDRVKIVKEFNSSRDVNLCLVSTLAGGLGLNFVGANVVLLFDPTWNPASDLQAIDRVYRIGQCRDVTVFRLISLGTVEEIIYLRQIYKQQLQSSVIGRENARRYFEAVQGTEGQAGELFGIRNLFRLQTDGTCLTHRILEREGRVEVGITTARTQALDERLQEPDLQSADAATERAGVSAGAGFKPAGVLDFSSASEDEDPCCSRPRPSAAHTGEEGGAGTACIGNMGLYGLLQRHLARRERQETDSDEDNCEKPTMIKGQTSKTRDLFVESKEMLEGVTDSKQQKKSAKLELPPTSSLKHNKDSMTACKNRFHKRVKFAEKRSEDESFTSSEDEVPQKGMRCMKGRNSGSDKTQSRDEENTQTLDSLLGGLQHVSYTHSNQKVVGSSRAEDHLSRAAVRDVFELNKHSQLLANQLPDSSETQSSDPVLHTDHVDGDRTLQEYGRPYNEHPVKHNIKTSYRLNNVTVIVGETPSSMCRQQLEDMAQFFGFNSVRDFAEEILKNDSEQRLSRLRSFYSQKSPELKNIIRKTFPKAIEPEPPPPSTARQRPTSKRAHPISPLKTQVEVPTPEVEDGRKTLKKKKVGETETSEVHLHCSTDLTHNKIKMPSTDKFSSSTSGHVPQKSCAPVEESKTNITTSSQAFKDKEYASRSSRVSTDGCVASSSTQTNSSNQITDLIGDTSILDDLFKPKRKTVDQARDVKASTCTERAKSKGKDFWDILNEGNEESINKLTDLTEVEKICNSASVSAKSKSNQKTESSQLWKKNEKFLWKR, encoded by the exons ATGGAGGAGGGAGACTCAAAATTTACAAAGCGCCAGGATGCCAGAACCTCTCTTCCTCAGTTTGAGGATGAAAGGCCTCTCTTTCACAGTAATCAGACGCCACCAGGTCCTTCGGAGCCATTTCTGCTGTCAGGAAATGATGTAAAAGTTCCGTACACCATCAATCGTTATTTACGTGACTACCAGCGAGAAGGCATACAATTCATCTATCATAACTATGCCAAATCTAGAGGATGCATTTTAGGTGATGACATGGGTCTTGGAAAGACTGTTCAG GTCATCGGCTTCCTGGCTGCAGTTCTGCGGAAAACGGGTACATGGAAAGACGTTGAAAACAATAAGCCACAGTTTTTGCTGTCACAGAAGCCATCAGAACAAGTTCAGAAG GTTTTCCTCATTGTGGCTCCGCTCTCTGTTCTCTATAACTGGAAAGATGAGTTAGACACGTGGGGTCATTTCAGGGTCGTGGTCGTGCATGGTGTGAGGAAGGATGAAGAATTGGCGCGAGTGCAGAGAGGAAGATGTGAGATTGCTCTGACAACTTATGAGACCCTTAGACTCTGTTTGGACCAGTTTAACAG TATTGATTGGGATGCTGTTATCGTTGATGAAGCTCACAAAATAAAGAACCCAAAGTCCCAGATCACTCAGGCCATGAAGGACATGAGATGTGAAGTGAGGGTTGGACTGACCGGAACAATCCTTCAGAACAACCTGGAGGAATTGTGGTGTGTTATGGACTG GGCCATTCCTGGATGCCTGGGTTCTCCGGTTGGTTTTAAAAACAGGTTTTCGGACCCCATTGAGCTTGGACAAAAGCACACCGTGACAAAAAGAGCTCTAGCAGAAGGCCGTAAAGCAGTTCAGGAGCTTGCCAAAAGCCTCTCGCACTGGTTCCTCAGGAGAACAAAGGCCCTCATCAGTGACCAGCTACCTAAGAAAGATGATCGA GTGGTCTATTGCTCTCTCACAGACTTCCAGCGGAAGGTGTATCGTGCCGTGCTGGACACAGAAGATGTGACCCTGTTGTTGCAGAGCTCAGGAAAGTGTCACTGTGGCAGTGGCCGTCCACGGAAGAAGTGCTGCTACAAACTGAACGCAAACGGTGTGCCGGTTAGATACCTGTACTTCAGTTACCTGGCTATCCTCAGAAAGGTGGCCAATCATGTTGCACTACTGCAGTCCAAAGAAGGAACCAGCAAAAAACAG GAGAAATATGTGACAGCCATTTGTGAACAAGTTTTTAGGAAATTTCCAGATTTCACAGGGAGGTGCAAACAAGCAGCCTTTGAAGCAATGTCTGACCCCGTGTACAGTGGAAAAATGAAG GTTCTGCAAAAGCTACTCAACCACTTTATCGCAAAGAAAGACAAAGTTctactcttctctctctccaccaAG CTGTTAGATATTCTAGAAAGCTATTGCATGGCCGAGGGTCTGGAGTACCACAGACTGGATGGAAACACCAAGGCTAAAGACCGGGTTAAGATAGTGAAAGAGTTCAACAGCTCTCGGGATGTCAACCTGTGTCTGGTGTCTACCTT GGCGGGTGGGCTTGGTCTCAACTTCGTTGGAgctaatgttgttttgttgtttgatccAACATGGAATCCTGCCAGTGATCTTCAGGCTATTGACag GGTGTATCGTATTGGCCAATGCAGGGATGTGACCGTTTTCAGACTTATCTCTTTAGGAACAGTAGAGGAGATCATATACCTTCGCCAGATTTATAAACAG CAACTTCAGTCATCAGTCATAGGCCGGGAGAATGCTAGACGCTACTTTGAGGCTGTTCAGGGAACCGAAGGCCAGGCAGGAGAGCTGTTTGGCATCCGAAACCTTTTTCGTCTGCAGACTGATGGCACCTGTCTTACTCACCGCATCCTGGAG AGGGAGGGCCGAGTGGAGGTGGGGATCACGACGGCCAGAACTCAAGCTCTGGACGAGAGGTTGCAGGAGCCA GATCTTCAGTCAGCAGATGCTGCTACTGAGAGAGCAGGTGTATCTGCTGGTGCTGGGTTTAAACCCGCTGGAGTGTTGGACTTCAGCAGTGCAAGTGAGGATGAAGATCCCTGCTGCTCCAGGCCCAGGCCCTCAGCAGCACACACAGGAGAAGAGGGGGGAGCTGGTACTGCCTGCATTGGCAATATGGGCCTGTATGGTCTGCTTCAGAGACATTTGGCTCGGAGAGAACGGCAGGAGACGGACAGTGACGAGGACAACTGTGAAAAACCCACCATGATTAAGGGACAAACATCTAAGACACGGGATCTGTTCGTTGAATCCAAGGAAATGTTGGAGGGAGTCACTGATAGTAAACAGCagaaaaaatcagcaaaacttgAGCTCCCTCCAACAAGTTCACTTAAACACAACAAAGACAGCATGACCGCTTGCAAGAATCGTTTTCACAAAAGGGTGAAGTTTGCAGAAAAAAGATCTGAAGATGAAAGTTTTACCTCATCAGAAGATGAAGTTCCCCAGAAAGGCATGAGATGTATGAAGGGCCGAAACTCAGGATCTGACAAAACCCAATCCAGAGATGAAGAAAACACTCAAACACTGGACTCATTATTAG GTGGTCTTCAGCACGTGAGCTACACCCACTCTAATCAGAAGGTAGTGGGCTCCagcagagcagaagaccacctGAGCCGTGCTGCAGTACGAGATGTGTTTGAACTCAACAAGCACTCGCAGCTTCTTGCAAACCAGCTTCCAGACTCATCAGag ACCCAGTCATCTGATCCCGTACTACACACAGATCATGTTGATGGAGATCGGACACTGCAGGAATATGGCAGACCCTACAATGAACATCCGGTCaaacacaacatcaaaacctcTTACCGCCTGAACAATGTCACTGTCATAGTGGGCGAGACACCCAGTAGCATGTGCAG ACAGCAGTTGGAAGACATGGCTCAGTTCTTTGGATTCAACTCTGTGCGGGACTTTGCAGAAGAGATTCTGAAGAACGATTCAGAGCAGAGACTTAGCCGATTAAGGAGCTTCTACAGCCAGAAGAGCCCTGAACTTAAAAACATCATCAGAAAGACCTTTCCTAAAGCCATCGAGCCAGAACCACCACCTCCGTCTACAGCCAGACAAAGACCTACCTCAAAAAGAGCCCACCCAATCTCCCCTCTTAAAACTCAAGTTGAGGTGCCAACCCCCGAGGTCGAGGATGgaagaaaaacattaaagaaaaagaaagtgggTGAAACAGAAACCTCTGAGGTTCACCTTCATTGCAGTACAGACctcacacacaataaaattaagATGCCCTCCACAGACAAATTCTCATCATCGACTTCTGGACATGTTCCTCAAAAGAGCTGTGCACCAGTAGAAGAAAGTAAAACCAATATAACTACTTCCTCACAAGCTTTCAAGGACAAGGAATACGCTTCACGGTCATCTCGTGTCTCCACAGATGGTTGTGTTGCATCAAGCTCCACCCAGACCAACAGCTCCAACCAAATCACTGACCTTATAGGTGACACTTCCATCCTGGATGACTTGTTCAAGCCAAAGAGGAAAACTGTGGACCAAGCTAGAGATGTAAAAGCATCCACGTGCACAGAAAGAGCAAAAAGTAAAGGAAAAGACTTTTGGGACATTTTGAATGAAGGAAATGAGGAGAGCATTAACAAGCTCACAGATCTGACAGAGGTGGAGAAGATCTGTAACAGTGCCAGTGTCTCTGCAAAGTCTAAGAGTAATCAGAAAACCGAAAGCTCGcaactttggaaaaaaaatgagaaatttctCTGGAAACGATAG